Proteins encoded by one window of Arachis ipaensis cultivar K30076 chromosome B04, Araip1.1, whole genome shotgun sequence:
- the LOC107635984 gene encoding uncharacterized protein LOC107635984: MSATPFHRSILEVRLPKHFDKPTDMRYAGTQDPQEHLTAFEARMNMEGVGNEVRCHAFPVTLAGPAIRWFNSLPQGSITRFSDISHAFLAQFTTRIAKAKHPINLLGVTQRSGEPTRKYLDWFNDECLEIDGLTDSVASLCLMNGLLNEDFRKHLTTKPVWTMQEIQSVAREYINDEEVSQVVAANKRQPSYNQPRQHGGGERQKEHARDGGPGKTSRPFSRVGKFTNYTPLTAPS, encoded by the coding sequence ATGAGCGCAACCCCGTTTCATCGTTCCATCCTCGAGGTCCGGCTACCAAAGCACTTTGATAAGccgacggacatgaggtacgCCGGAACCCAGGACCCCCAGGAACATcttacggccttcgaggccagaatgAACATGGAGGGAGTAGGCAACGAAGTAAGGTGTCACGCGTTTCCGGTCACTCTGGCaggacctgcaatacggtggtttaacaGCCTCCCACAGGGCTCTATTACCAGGTTTTCAGATATTAGCCACGCTTTCCTAGCCCAATTTACTACCAGAATCGCAAAGGCAAAGCACCCGATCAATTTACTCGGGGTGACTCAGAGATCCGGCGAGCCAACTAGAAAATATCTAGACTGGTTCAACGACGAGTGCTTGGAGATCGACGGGCTAACTGATTCGGTAGCTAGCCTATGTTTGATGAATGGACTTCTGAACGAGGACTTCAGGAAGCATCTCACCACGAAGCCGGTATGGACGATGCAGGAAATCCAAAGCGTAGCCAGGGAATATATCAACGATGAAGAAGTCAGTCAAGTCGTGGCTGCCAATAAGCGGCAGCCCTCCTACAATCAACCTCGGCAGCACGGGGGTGGAGAAAGGCAGAAGGAGCACGCCAGAGACGGCGGTCCAGGCAAGACATCCAGGCCATTTTCTCGGGTCGGGAAGTTCACCAATTACACCCCTCTCACCGCCCCATCATAG
- the LOC107635985 gene encoding uncharacterized protein LOC107635985, translating into MKKGIEFEWTPSCEESFKHFKEILVYLYLAITDEAMAAVLVQEEGKVQQPIYFVSKALQGAELRYSKLEKLALALLISFCRLPQYFQGHQVVMRTDQGICQILQKPDLAGRMMTWAIQLSQYDLQYEPRHVIKAQAMADFLVEVTGDPTETTSIRWMLHVDGATNQTFGGAGIILESPAGVIYEQSIKFEFPISNNQAEYEALLGGLTLAREVGATRLEVCSDSQVVTSQVNGTYQARDSLLQKYLEKVKELSKQFEEVTIQHVPRERNTRADLLSKLASTKPGVGNRSLIQGLIKEPAVTLHLTKINPSWMDPITVFLESSKLPDDKKTTKALRREAAKYATIQGQLFRKGLSQPLLKCLHPDQMDYVLREVHEGCCGHHIGGKALARKLIRAGYYWPSMMKDSKEFVRKCIKCQENDNFHKAPASELSPLTSS; encoded by the coding sequence ATGAAAAAGGGGATAGAGTTTGAATGGACCCCATCGTGTGAAGAATCATTCAAGCATTTCAAAGAGATCCTTGTCTACCTGTATTTAGCCATAACGGATGAAGCTATGGCGGCAGTTTTGGTACAGGAAGAAGGGAAGGTTCAGCAACCAATTTACTTCGTGAGCAAAGCACTGCAAGGAGCAGAGTTGAGATACAGCAAATTAGAAAAGTTGGCACTCGCACTCCTAATCTCTTTCTGTAGATTACCACAGTACTTCCAAGGTCATCAGGTGGTCATGAGGACAGACCAGGGAATCTGCCAGATACTACAGAAACCCGACTTAGCGGGAAGAATGATGACTTGGGCCATCCAGCTGTCCCAGTACGACTTGCAATATGAGCCCAGGCATGTGATTAAGGCACAGGCCATGGCCGATTTCTTGGTAGAAGTAACAGGGGACCCAACCGAGACAACGAGCATACGGTGGATGCTCCACGTAGATGGGGCCACCAACCAGACGTTCGGAGGTGCCGGGATCATCTTGGAGAGCCCCGCTGGAGTCATATATGAACAGTCGATCAAGTTCGAGTTCCCGATATCAAACAATCAAGCAGAGTACGAGGCCCTTCTAGGCGGCTTAACCTTAGCACGGGAAGTCGGCGCCACCAGGCTAGAAGTATGCAGTGACTCGCAGGTCGTCACTTCTCAAGTCAACGGGACCTACCAAGCCAGAGACTCCTTGTTACAGAAATATCTGGAGAAGGTTAAAGAGTTGAGCAAACAATTTGAGGAGGTCACGATCCAACACGTTccgagagaaaggaacacacgggcggaCCTCCTGTCCAAGCTAGCAAGCACAAAACCAGGGGTCGGCAACCGGTCTCTCATTCAGGGTTTGATAAAGGAACCAGCAGTCACCCTCCACTTGACAAAAATAAATCCCTCCTGGATGGACCCGATCACTGTCTTTTTGGAAAGCAGCAAGCTCCCCGACGACAAGAAGACGACCAAAGCGTTGAGAAGGGAGGCAGCCAAATACGCGACCATACAAGGACAGTTGTTTAGAAAGGGACTCAGCCAACCTTTGTTGAAGTGCCTACACCCTGACCAAATGGACTATGTGCTTAGAGAGGTCCATGAGGGGTGCTGCGGTcatcacatcgggggcaaagccctagcaagaaaGCTCATCAGAGCCGGTTattactggccatcaatgatgaaGGACTCCAAAGAATTCGTAAGGAAATGCATCAAGTGCCAGGAGAATGACAATTTCCATAAGGCGCCGGCTTCCGAGCTAAGCCCGTTGACGTCTTCCTGA